One Nocardia iowensis DNA window includes the following coding sequences:
- a CDS encoding SUKH-4 family immunity protein — translation MTHDSDIDAALASLDGRRGSMVPFAGTWWRAPYPHTQLADGHACTVLADDDGLQTLVVADDGEVLIVTDDGTELVNTTVERFAACACAYTEARTQARHIDEDDEETLEAHGEQTLATFRGIDPAAVAGENQFWSVAAEELGYGLTI, via the coding sequence ATGACACACGACTCCGACATCGACGCGGCACTGGCTAGCCTCGACGGCAGGCGCGGCAGCATGGTTCCGTTCGCCGGCACCTGGTGGCGCGCACCGTATCCCCACACCCAATTGGCCGATGGCCACGCCTGCACAGTCCTCGCTGACGACGACGGGCTACAGACCCTGGTCGTCGCCGACGACGGCGAAGTCCTGATCGTGACCGACGACGGCACAGAGCTGGTCAACACCACCGTCGAGCGCTTCGCCGCGTGCGCCTGCGCCTACACCGAGGCCCGCACGCAAGCCCGCCACATCGACGAGGACGACGAGGAGACCTTGGAAGCGCACGGAGAACAGACCCTCGCCACCTTCCGCGGCATCGACCCTGCTGCCGTCGCCGGCGAGAACCAGTTCTGGTCCGTCGCCGCGGAGGAACTAGGCTACGGCCTCACCATCTGA